TATGATTAAATACTAAATGTTTAGGAACTTCTgtcaatatataaatatatgatatgtGGTGTATATAAGTTATTCTATGACTCTTACTTGGTTTGTGAAGTAATTTAGTGGATGTAACCCAAGCCATGAATCATTTAAGCTTGTTTCTGGACCATTCTGAAATGTGTCAAGTGTTGTctgtaatatgatttaatttttcaattactctaataagtaatatttttcacattataataaaaattacttaaaaaatgttaaacttacattttgagaaaattcattTGTCTCGTGTATTGATCCACCTTCCATGTTGTGATTTAGTAATGAAGACATGTCCCTTTGTATTAATAtaaagaattcaattttttatttcaaccaatttaaccaaataaaaataactataaagtgaataattaatgaatttagtGAATGTGTGTTTGAACATACCATATCTTCAATTGAATCTTCAATGTTGATAAATGCATTGTGAGTGTTGACGAACTATGGGCATTTTCGAACAATGTGTCCTACTTTCTTACATTTCCCACAATGCCTTGGtttcttaaatttgtcttttaagTTACCCGGATTACCTTTCGTCTTCACAATGATAGGATCTCGAACATGGTGTTTTGTAGCTTTCAAATCTTCTCGTTCACTTTCTTCCGCTGAATTTTTACGAAGTTCTTCCATTTGACAAGTGAGTCTTTGTATTTCACATCTAGCCTCTTTAAAAGCTTTTTCCGATTGAGATGCAAAATAAGACATCTGTGAGCACATAAAGCTGAGTGCACCATATCGTATTATGTTAGTCGCATCACCTTGACTTTCATTGTCATGATGAGCTTGGACCGTTTCTTTTGCTAACTTAGACCACCTTTTCATAATACAAGTCTCAAGTATTTCTTCAAGGTGTTCTATCTTCATTACAACAATCATGTGGGGACAGGAAAACCAACTGACTCAAACATCATACAAGTACATTTCATAGACCGATCACTATTACCATAACATACTTTCCAAATCTTGTCAGGGCTTCTAAACTTGGTCAATGTATAGACACGATAACCTCCATGATTTTCTGTACTGACAGGGAAAAACAATTCTGCATTATTCATCTCGTCcctaaattttagaaaagattgCCTTATGAAAACAGTCCCTGCATATTTCTCAAGTGCATAGAGTTTGGTTGTTAGAACAGCTGAAGAATGGTGTGTCTCAAACTCTGTCTTTGCCTCATTATGACGAATACGTGAGAGTGCTCTATCAAAATGCTTGACAAACTCAAACAACTTCAAACGAGTTTTAAGGAAACAATTCAAGTATGCATTCATGCTCTCACACCTTTGTGTGCCTTTCATACCAGCAAAGAAATGCCCCCTTAAATAAGCCTCTGCCCATATAGAACGCTTAGCATATATATCTGTCACCCACTTATGTCCATGAAGATTAAACATTTCCAACATGTCATTCCATGCatattcaaattcttcaacgaTGCCTTCCATGAACATGCacttagaaaaatgattagtaAAATCTTTGACATGGACATTAGTGAATGCATTGCGTTGAATATGCCAAGCACATAATCGATGACAAGAGTCTGGAAATATCCTCTTAATGGCTTTACGCATTGCTTTATCCCCATTAGTAATAACAGAAAGAGGCTTCttgttattcattgcatccaaAA
This DNA window, taken from Vitis riparia cultivar Riparia Gloire de Montpellier isolate 1030 chromosome 13, EGFV_Vit.rip_1.0, whole genome shotgun sequence, encodes the following:
- the LOC117928220 gene encoding protein FAR1-RELATED SEQUENCE 5-like → MNNKKPLSVITNGDKAMRKAIKRIFPDSCHRLCAWHIQRNAFTNVHVKDFTNHFSKCMFMEGIVEEFEYAWNDMLEMFNLHGHKWVTDIYAKRSIWAEAYLRGHFFAGMKGTQRCESMNAYLNCFLKTRLKLFEFVKHFDRALSRIRHNEAKTEFETHHSSAVLTTKLYALEKYAGTVFIRQSFLKFRDEMNNAELFFPVSTENHGGYRVYTLTKFRSPDKIWKVCYGNSDRSMKCTCMMFESVGFPVPT